In Monodelphis domestica isolate mMonDom1 chromosome 3, mMonDom1.pri, whole genome shotgun sequence, the following proteins share a genomic window:
- the NFILZ gene encoding NFIL3 like protein, translating to MDLGLLRLMDLSQGKNKALRGNRGSSFGPATRRQREFMPEEKKDTTYWEKRRKNNEAAKRSREKRRLNDVAVEGRLAALKEENALLRAELMSLKLHFGLLGPGTPHTLQALLWGCPWLASRAPDGKLVPPERGPFRPCSPDPKELVCRDYHSSYKVLGLGSPRLSHELSATCPPAFFSCHLLDEHATPLPLLEPGPLWAPWPPLPAGQGKSSGHWVLGNNVAKSGSGAPLSGPPCPHPGDRLKPTAQSSLPHKLRIKSRALAGWEDSPSHSV from the coding sequence ATGGATCTAGGACTCCTGAGGCTGATGGATTTGTCCCAGGGCAAGAACAAGGCCCTTCGGGGAAACCGAGGAAGTAGCTTCGGCCCGGCCACCCGTCGCCAGAGAGAGTTCATgccagaagagaagaaagacacCACCTATTGGGAGAAGAGGCGTAAAAACAACGAGGCGGCCAAGAGATCCCGGGAGAAGAGGCGATTGAACGACGTGGCCGTGGAAGGACGGCTGGCCGCCCTCAAAGAGGAGAACGCCCTGCTCCGCGCTGAGCTGATGTCTCTCAAGCTTCACTTTGGCCTGCTGGGCCCCGGCACCCCCCATACCCTCCAAGCCTTGCTATGGGGTTGCCCTTGGCTGGCTTCCCGGGCCCCAGACGGGAAACTAGTCCCACCAGAAAGAGGCCCGTTCAGGCCATGCAGCCCAGACCCCAAGGAGCTGGTGTGCAGGGATTACCACAGTTCCTACAAGGTGCTGGGTCTCGGTTCCCCAAGGCTTTCTCATGAGCTCTCCGCTACCTGCCCCCCAGCTTTCTTCAGCTGCCACCTTCTGGATGAGCACGCCACCCCACTGCCTCTGCTGGAGCCCGGCCCCTTGTGGGCACCATGGCCACCCCTGCCAGCTGGGCAGGGAAAGAGCTCCGGCCATTGGGTCTTGGGCAACAATGTGGCAAAGTCTGGTTCCGGGGCACCATTGTCTGGACCCCCCTGCCCTCATCCTGGGGACAGACTCAAGCCCACAGCTCAGTCCAGCCTGCCCCATAAACTTCGGATCAAGTCCCGGGCCCTGGCAGGCTGGGAGGACAGTCCTTCCCATTCCGTCTGA